The proteins below come from a single Natrinema sp. SYSU A 869 genomic window:
- a CDS encoding DUF5783 family protein, producing MTEFDPEKFEEKYVYYFEELEEAYSAAYQQLHGQYDSEVLRAIDRQVLSESEPFYEGDGEFRVELPENPRERVGAVANHEQFEPVLEVFVDRIEAELRRLFEFDENA from the coding sequence ATGACCGAATTCGACCCCGAGAAATTCGAGGAGAAGTACGTCTATTACTTCGAGGAACTCGAGGAGGCGTACTCCGCGGCCTACCAGCAGTTACACGGCCAGTACGATTCGGAAGTGCTCCGGGCCATCGACCGACAGGTCTTGAGCGAGAGCGAACCGTTTTATGAAGGCGACGGCGAGTTTCGCGTCGAACTCCCCGAAAATCCGCGGGAACGAGTGGGGGCAGTAGCCAACCACGAGCAGTTCGAACCCGTCCTCGAGGTGTTCGTCGACCGAATCGAGGCCGAGTTACGGCGGCTTTTCGAATTCGACGAGAACGCATGA
- a CDS encoding translation initiation factor eIF-2B → MIDETAEEIREMQTHSSSVVAVHATQALEELVEREFATVEEYTRALERNGSVLRRANPSHASLQNAVREVVDDVTDADPDSVEAARRLTSEKIDEVVSRIESGKRLAAENAAEILEDGATLLTHDYSSTVIQALEQATEAGKTFDVYVTEARPRYIGRKTARTLAELEGVDTTLITDSAHGISLEECDRVVVGMDCIVDETLYNRVGTFPIAATAAQRDVPVTVLGSASKIITEGFVFENEYRPGSEVLPEPADGFGVKNPVYDATPVELLESVITDEGRKPF, encoded by the coding sequence ATGATCGACGAGACGGCCGAGGAAATCCGTGAGATGCAGACACATAGTTCCTCGGTGGTCGCGGTCCACGCGACCCAGGCCCTCGAGGAACTGGTCGAGCGGGAGTTCGCGACCGTCGAGGAGTACACACGCGCCCTCGAGCGCAACGGCTCCGTCCTGCGGCGGGCGAACCCGTCCCACGCCTCGCTGCAGAACGCCGTTCGGGAGGTCGTCGACGACGTGACCGACGCCGATCCCGACAGCGTCGAGGCGGCGCGACGGCTCACCAGCGAGAAGATCGACGAGGTCGTCTCGCGGATCGAGTCCGGCAAGCGGCTGGCGGCCGAAAACGCCGCGGAAATCCTCGAAGACGGCGCGACGCTGCTGACCCACGACTACTCTTCGACGGTGATCCAAGCGCTCGAGCAGGCAACCGAGGCCGGCAAGACGTTCGATGTCTACGTCACCGAAGCGCGGCCGCGGTATATCGGGCGCAAGACCGCTCGAACCCTCGCTGAACTCGAGGGCGTCGACACGACGCTGATCACCGATAGCGCACACGGAATCTCCCTCGAGGAGTGCGATCGGGTCGTCGTCGGTATGGACTGTATCGTCGACGAGACGCTGTACAACCGCGTCGGCACCTTTCCGATCGCGGCAACGGCCGCTCAGCGAGACGTGCCGGTCACCGTCCTCGGGTCGGCCTCGAAGATCATCACCGAGGGGTTCGTCTTCGAGAACGAGTACCGGCCAGGCAGCGAGGTATTGCCCGAGCCCGCCGACGGGTTCGGCGTCAAGAATCCCGTCTACGACGCGACGCCGGTCGAGTTGCTCGAGAGCGTCATCACGGACGAGGGACGGAAACCGTTCTGA